TCTACGAAATCTTCGACCATCTGCCTGCCATGAACTAATTCATCCGTATTCCCAGGGCCCCACTGATAACCTGCAAAAATAAATGACCTGTCATCTTTCCCAATATGCAGCAGCTCACTTAATGCATAACAGAGGTGGTACTTTACCGCCTTCTTCTGTTCCGCTGTCATCTTGCTCGTATCTATCAATTGTCCATGCTCATCTACAGGCATTCTTACCGCATCCTTGTAATTATCATTCTCCGGCACTACCACATGTGTCTGATCTAATAAAAATATCCCATGCTTATCAAAACCCCTCTGTTTTCTTATAAACCTTTGAACATCCTTATTGTGCCAATCCCTTACCTCTATAGGGTTCGTATCCTTAAAAAACTTCCTTGCCGTATCCTGATGTATAGGGGATGTGCGTTCCTTCGTGTTCTTATTATTAAAACCGCCGTTCTTACCCCCTACGTTAAATCTCACTCTCGATAGCACCGCACCACTCCGGAGAAGCCCCGGCAACTGCTCAAATGAAGATGTGGTATGCAATTTCATCTGTACCTTGCACGCCAACAAAAACCATAGCGGCACCTCTTCCTTCTTCCTGGGAGTCGGATAACTGGCGCCACATATCTCAAAAAACCTCACCCCTAACAGGAATGCAAAAAACCTGTCCTGAAAGGTCCAATCAGCAAGGTCAATATAATCAATACGGCCATCTTTGAGATCATTTATTACCTTAACCCTGTTCTCCTCATAAATAATAGGGGCTATAATTTCTTCACTCATGGATAACTCCTTATGGTTGCTGATTTAACCTTCTCTAATAACTCATCTATCTCCTTATTTATTCTCCGTATCTTAGCCAGTGTCTCCTGATAGTGCCTATACCTGTTGGCCTGCTCAAGAATAACCTCTGCATCAGCCTTCTTAATCATTACTATCCTCTGCTTACCATCTTTATTGACAGATAAGGCAGGGTATGGACCATGTAGTATCCCTCCTGCACATTTACAATTACCCTTCCCGCACTTTCTGAAAACATCATGCGGTAAGCCATGAACCATGGGCTCACCATGAAGCAGACTAAAGATATATCCGGTACGCTTCTTAATGAGCACAGATAGTTTCTGGCGGAC
This genomic window from Nitrospirota bacterium contains:
- a CDS encoding transposase — encoded protein: MSEEIIAPIIYEENRVKVINDLKDGRIDYIDLADWTFQDRFFAFLLGVRFFEICGASYPTPRKKEEVPLWFLLACKVQMKLHTTSSFEQLPGLLRSGAVLSRVRFNVGGKNGGFNNKNTKERTSPIHQDTARKFFKDTNPIEVRDWHNKDVQRFIRKQRGFDKHGIFLLDQTHVVVPENDNYKDAVRMPVDEHGQLIDTSKMTAEQKKAVKYHLCYALSELLHIGKDDRSFIFAGYQWGPGNTDELVHGRQMVEDFVDAVGKGVMKLLIVDRGYISGDFLNYVKRDLGSDVLIPLRSNMDALSDPVKIAESFNYKWVRYNEYTKYGIKYTEDVTVVKDVDIWKGCDVPLCVSIMRITGSDGSCRYWGLSSTFTPKNAREVFELYELRTHIEERHRQIKKFWYINKFSSPEKSLIEAHVLFTLLTYSLIQLYLNKKHLNALANKTITSLRNEEQMGINNVIVYSGDYFAVLDLDDYTEIIVDLHDEARLRLQKWIKGFKNRDKFRGG